A portion of the Rhodopseudomonas sp. BAL398 genome contains these proteins:
- a CDS encoding Bug family tripartite tricarboxylate transporter substrate binding protein: MTLIDRNFLCRPTPGSARFVALAGPLLALLMLALLPHPAQAQGLYPTRPVRIVLPFAAGSVSDVAARLIAAKLGDRMKGQFDIDNRPGADGIAAARAVLAAPRDGYTLTLLSDDTAIEVSRFKKLPYDPVKDFAPVSSLGYFDFIFAAAAQSPYKTLANFIDAAKQKPGALTVGTLAIGSAPNLTAELLKTAAGINVLIIPYPGMPELQTALLQDDLALIVTRYSRLKPALAAGKIRALAASAPLRSKTGPDIPTLRESGIEANVESWYGLFAPAGAPPGVIAALQAALQAILAEPELKAQLLNLGIDAKASTPDQMAARLKSDIEKWRNVIEKAGLERR, encoded by the coding sequence ATGACCTTGATCGATCGCAACTTTCTTTGCCGCCCGACCCCAGGATCGGCCAGGTTTGTCGCTTTGGCCGGCCCGCTGTTGGCGCTGCTGATGTTGGCGCTGCTGCCGCATCCCGCGCAGGCGCAAGGCCTGTATCCGACGAGACCGGTGCGGATCGTGCTGCCATTCGCCGCCGGCAGCGTCAGCGACGTCGCCGCGCGGCTGATCGCCGCCAAACTCGGCGACAGGATGAAGGGCCAGTTCGACATCGATAACCGGCCCGGTGCCGATGGAATCGCCGCGGCCCGCGCCGTTCTGGCCGCGCCGCGCGACGGCTACACCTTGACGCTGCTATCGGACGACACCGCGATCGAGGTCTCGCGGTTCAAAAAATTGCCCTACGACCCGGTGAAAGATTTCGCCCCGGTCTCGAGTCTGGGCTATTTCGATTTCATCTTCGCCGCCGCGGCCCAGTCGCCGTACAAGACGCTGGCCAACTTCATCGACGCGGCCAAGCAGAAGCCCGGGGCGCTGACGGTCGGAACGCTCGCCATCGGCAGCGCGCCGAATTTGACGGCCGAATTGTTGAAGACAGCGGCCGGGATCAATGTGCTGATCATTCCGTATCCCGGCATGCCGGAATTGCAGACCGCGCTGCTGCAGGACGACCTGGCGCTGATCGTCACGCGCTATTCGCGACTGAAACCCGCCCTCGCCGCCGGCAAGATTCGAGCGCTGGCGGCCTCGGCGCCGCTGCGCTCGAAAACCGGTCCGGATATTCCCACGCTGCGGGAGAGCGGCATCGAAGCCAATGTCGAATCCTGGTACGGGCTGTTCGCGCCGGCCGGCGCCCCGCCGGGCGTGATCGCGGCCCTGCAGGCGGCGCTGCAGGCCATCCTGGCCGAGCCTGAGCTCAAGGCACAGCTGCTCAACCTCGGCATCGATGCCAAGGCCAGCACGCCGGACCAGATGGCGGCGCGGCTGAAATCCGATATCGAGAAATGGCGCAATGTGATCGAGAAGGCCGGCCTCGAACGGCGATAG
- a CDS encoding NADH:flavin oxidoreductase/NADH oxidase → MPQPPLFRPFSLRGITAKNRILISPMCQYSAVDGVANDWHLVHLGKFAQGGAGIVMMEATAVTAQGRITHGDVGLWDDAQIKPLQRIAAFIRDNGAVPAIQLAHAGRKGSMQRPWFGNAALDESDRARGDMPWTIVAPSPIPMDEGWLAPQELTEDELDELCEQWRLATLRAADAGFEMLEVHCAHGYLLHAFLSPLTNKRSDSYGGDRAGRMRYPLRIIETVRAAWPESLPLAVRISSVDGVAGGIELADSVAFAQQAKLCGVDIIDCSSGGLVGSATAARIPRGYGFQVPFAASIRSEAEIPTIAVGLILHPDQAESIVEQGQADLVAIGREALFDPNWPLHAQLELTEDDEVFADWPKQYGWWLERREPGLRKLDGPRLPFRRS, encoded by the coding sequence ATGCCGCAGCCGCCACTCTTTCGTCCGTTCAGCCTGCGCGGGATCACCGCCAAGAACCGGATCCTGATCTCGCCGATGTGCCAATATTCAGCGGTCGATGGCGTGGCCAATGACTGGCATCTGGTGCATCTGGGCAAATTCGCCCAGGGCGGCGCCGGAATCGTGATGATGGAGGCGACCGCGGTAACGGCGCAGGGCCGCATCACCCATGGCGATGTCGGGCTGTGGGACGACGCCCAGATCAAGCCGCTGCAGCGCATCGCCGCCTTCATCCGCGACAATGGCGCGGTGCCGGCGATCCAGCTCGCCCATGCCGGGCGCAAGGGCAGCATGCAGCGGCCGTGGTTCGGCAATGCCGCGCTCGACGAGTCCGATCGTGCCCGCGGCGATATGCCCTGGACCATCGTGGCGCCGAGTCCGATTCCGATGGATGAGGGCTGGCTGGCGCCGCAGGAATTGACCGAGGACGAGCTCGACGAATTGTGCGAGCAATGGCGGCTGGCCACGTTGCGCGCCGCCGATGCCGGCTTCGAGATGCTCGAAGTGCATTGCGCCCATGGCTATCTGCTGCACGCATTCCTGTCGCCGCTGACCAACAAGCGCAGCGATTCCTATGGCGGCGATCGCGCCGGGCGAATGCGCTATCCGCTGCGGATCATCGAGACCGTTCGCGCCGCCTGGCCCGAATCGCTGCCGCTGGCGGTGCGGATCTCGTCGGTCGACGGCGTCGCGGGCGGTATCGAGCTGGCCGATTCGGTGGCGTTTGCGCAGCAGGCCAAGCTATGCGGCGTCGACATCATCGATTGCTCCTCCGGTGGCCTGGTCGGCTCCGCCACCGCGGCGCGGATTCCGCGCGGCTACGGTTTTCAGGTGCCATTCGCCGCGTCGATCCGCAGCGAGGCCGAGATCCCCACCATTGCGGTCGGGCTGATCCTGCATCCGGACCAGGCCGAGAGCATCGTCGAGCAGGGCCAGGCCGATCTGGTGGCGATCGGCCGCGAGGCGCTGTTCGATCCGAACTGGCCGCTGCACGCCCAGCTCGAACTCACCGAGG